One part of the Saprospiraceae bacterium genome encodes these proteins:
- the hemW gene encoding radical SAM family heme chaperone HemW: MLIIPEKTEIVEKELYKPAGLYIHIPYCKRKCSYCNFHFSTNLRTKNLLFNALIFEIETRSAEGDSFIIQSIYFGGGTPSLLNESELNKLLNTIRTNYKLTKNPEITLEANPDDLNPGYLDQLLQLGINRLSIGVQSFHEPDLRWMNRAHNVKQSHDAIEFTIQAGFSNFSIDLMYGLPGQNYQSWLKNLEYVLGYQAPHFSAYALTLEEKTDLYKKVQLNTIQLPEEFSNLTQMDCLLDFCDAHSYEAYEISNFSKKSFRAKHNSAYWEGVPYFGFGPAAHSYLGDIRRWNIANNNLYIQAIENNLIYFETEVLSKKNHCNEYLMLQLRRIEGLDLVYIEHHFGEFFSYIKSQVLKQIEIGNMTIINEKYCLTRKGKYIADQISVNLFVGL, translated from the coding sequence ATGCTGATAATACCAGAAAAAACGGAGATCGTTGAAAAGGAGTTATACAAGCCTGCTGGTTTATACATACATATTCCTTATTGTAAGCGCAAATGTAGCTATTGCAATTTTCATTTCTCAACGAATTTACGTACAAAAAACCTATTATTTAATGCCTTAATATTTGAAATTGAAACGCGATCTGCAGAAGGAGATAGTTTCATAATTCAATCTATTTATTTTGGTGGTGGCACCCCATCATTACTAAACGAATCTGAGCTTAACAAATTATTAAATACAATTCGCACAAATTATAAATTAACAAAAAATCCTGAAATTACATTAGAAGCTAACCCAGACGATTTAAATCCAGGCTATTTGGATCAATTACTTCAGCTTGGAATTAACCGGCTAAGTATTGGCGTCCAATCTTTTCATGAACCTGATTTGCGTTGGATGAATAGAGCGCACAATGTAAAACAATCACATGATGCTATCGAATTTACAATCCAGGCTGGATTTTCAAATTTTAGTATAGATCTAATGTATGGACTTCCAGGACAGAATTATCAAAGTTGGTTAAAAAATTTAGAATATGTTTTAGGCTACCAAGCTCCTCATTTCTCAGCATATGCTCTCACCTTGGAAGAAAAGACTGATTTGTATAAAAAAGTACAATTAAATACAATTCAGCTTCCAGAAGAATTCTCTAATCTCACGCAAATGGATTGCTTATTAGATTTTTGTGATGCTCATTCCTATGAAGCTTATGAAATTTCAAATTTCTCTAAGAAATCCTTTCGGGCAAAACATAATAGTGCATATTGGGAAGGCGTGCCGTATTTCGGATTTGGTCCTGCTGCACATTCTTACTTAGGGGACATCCGTAGATGGAATATTGCCAATAATAATTTATATATTCAAGCTATTGAAAACAATCTAATTTATTTCGAAACCGAAGTCTTAAGTAAGAAAAACCATTGTAATGAATATCTCATGTTACAATTGAGACGGATTGAAGGCCTCGACCTTGTATATATTGAGCATCATTTCGGTGAATTCTTCAGCTACATAAAATCTCAAGTACTAAAACAAATCGAAATTGGAAATATGACAATTATAAATGAAAAATATTGTCTAACCCGCAAAGGCAAATACATTGCAGATCAAATTAGTGTAAATTTATTCGTAGGTTTATAA